One Pseudomonas sp. B21_DOA genomic window, TTCGGCCACGCGACGTTCGGCGTAACTGGCCAGCAGCGCGGTTTTCTCCGCGCCCCGGCCCAGTTGCCAGAAGCCCAGCGCAACCATCAGCGGCAGCAACAGGCCGACCACTACGGTGGGGATCACGCCCGGGCGAAAGCGCTTCATGGGCGCGCCATAAAGTCAGTCATCGCGATCGCTATACTCAAGTGCATCGCCTGTCCCCCGGAGTCTTGCCATGTTCAAAGCAGCGATCGTCCTGATGCTGATTGCCACGGTCATCAGCCTGTTCAGCGGCCTGTTTTTCCTGGTCAAGGACGACAGCAGCTCCCATCGGCTGGTCATCGCCTTGAGTGTTCGGGTGGCACTGGCCGTGGTCACCGTCGGCCTGATGGCCTGGGGTTTCTACAGCGGCCAGTTGGTGTCCCATGCGCCGTGGTAGACGCGAGCGGCAAGCTTCAAGCGGCAAGCTACAAGTTAGAGGCCATCCCGCTTTGACTTGAAGCTTGCAGCTAGCAACTTGCAGCTGTTTTCAGAGCACATAGACGAAGAAGAACAAGCCGATCCACACCACATCGACAAAGTGCCAGTACCAGCTCGCCGCTTCGAAACCGAACTGGTGCTCGTTGTCGAAGTGGCCCTTCATGATCCGCATCAGCATCACGAACAGGATGATCGTGCCGATGGTCACGTGGGCGCCGTGGAAGCCTGTGAGCATGAAGAACGTCGCACCGTAGATGCCCGAACCGAGGGTCAGCCCCAGCTCTTTATAAGCGTGGATGTACTCCTCGGCCTGGAAACCGAGGAACGCGACGCCCAATAGCACGGTGATCGCCAGCCACAGTTTCAGCGCGCCGCGATGGCCTTTCTTCAGCGCATGGTGGGCGATGGTGATGGTCACGCTGGAGCTGACCAGCAGGATCGTATTGATCAGCGGCAGGCCCCACGGGCTGATGACTTCTTTGGGTGGCGGGAACAGTTTCGGGTCTGGTGTGTGCAGCAACGGCCAGACAAATTCGAAATTCGGCCAGAGCATGTGCGCGATGCCTTTCGGCCCTTCGCCGCCCAGCGCCGGCCCGGACACGTGGCGCACGTAGAACAGCGCGCCGAAGAAAGCGACGAAGAACATCACTTCGGAAAAGATGAACCAGCTCATGCCCCAGCGGAACGAGCGATCCAGTTGCGGACTGTACAACCCCGCGCGACTTTCCTTGATCACCGCACCGAACCAGCCGAACAGCATGTACGCCAGCAGCAGGCCGCCGACGAAAAAGATCAGCGGGCCGTGGGATTCCGGGCGCGCGGCCTTCAGATCGTTGAACCAGGTGGCCAGGCCGTACACGGTGACGAACATCCCGAGCGTAGCGATGATCGGCCATTTGCTCTGGGCCGGGACGTAATAATGCTCATGAGTTGCCATTTATTGTTCTCCTTATCGGGCACGCTCAACCGCCAGTGTTAACAGCCACCGGCGGATGTCGGGCGGTGATATCGAACAGCGTGTAGGACAGCGTCAGGTGCTTCACTTCCTTGGGCATGTCGCGGTCAACGATGAAACGCACCGGCATTTCGATCTGTTCACCGGGTTGCAGCACCTGCTGGGTAAAGCAAAAGCATTCGGTCTTGTGGAAAAACGCTGCGGCATTGCTCGGCGCAATGCTCGGCACCGCTTGCGCGCTCATCGGTTTGTCGGTGGGATTGCGCGCGATGAACACCATCTCGTTCACCGCGCCGGGGTTGGCGGTCAGCTCGTCGTGTTTCGGGTAAAAGTCCCACGGCATGTCGGCGGTGTTGGTCGACAGGAACTGCACGCGTACCTGGCGCGAGGTGTCGACCACTTGCTCGCCTTCGTACTGGCCACCGGTCTTGCCATTGATGCCGAAGGCTTTGCACATCACGTCGTAGATCGGCACCAGGGCGAAGCCGAAGACGAACATCGCCACCACCACCAGCAGCAGGCGAGTGACGAGTTTCTTCAGCGAGATCGAGTCAGCCATGGTGTTTGACCTCTGCCGAGAAACCTGTGGGAGCTGGCTTGCCAGCGATGGCACCCCGCGGTGTGTCAGGCAGGCAGCCATCGCTGGCAAGCCAGCTCCCACAGAGATTTTCACAAGGCTAAAGGTGTTCATTTCACTTCCGGCGGCGTGGTAAAGGTGTGATACGGCGCCGGCGACGGCACGCTCCACTCCAGGCCTTCGGCGCCGTCCCACGGTTTCGCCGGGGCCGGTGCACCACCACGGATAGTCTTGATGACGATGAACAGGAAGAAGATCTGCGTGGCGCCGAACATGAATGCGCCGATCGACGAGACCATGTTGAAGTCGGCGAACTGCAGGTTGTAGTCCGGAATCCGCCGTGGCATCCCCGCAAGACCGACGAAGTGCATCGGGAAAAAGGTCAGGTTCATGCCGACGAACGACAGCCAGAAATGCAGCTTGCCGAGGGTTTCGTCGTACATGTGCCCGGTCCATTTCGGCAGCCAGTAATAGGCCGAGGCGAAGATGCCGAAGATCGCCCCCGGCACCAGCACATAGTGGAAGTGCGCAACGACAAAGTAGGTGTCCTGATACTGGAAGTCCGCCGGGGCGATCGCCAGCATCAGCCCGGAGAAACCGCCAATCGAGAACAGGATGACGAACGCCACGGCAAACAGCATCGGCGTCTCGAAGGTCATCGAGCCTTGCCACATGGTGCTCGCCCAGTTGAACACTTTCACACCCGTCGGCACGGCGATCAGCATGGTCGCGTACATGAAGAACAATTCGCCCACCAGCGGAATGCCGACCACGAACATGTGGTGCGCCCAGACGATGAACGACAGGAACGCGATGCTCGCTGTGGCATAGACCATCGAGGTGTAGCCGAACAGCGGCTTGCGCGCGAAGGTCGGGATGATCTGGCTGACCGCGCCGAACGCCGGCAGGATCATGATGTACACCTCGGGGTGGCCGAAGAACCAGAACACGTGCTGGAACAGTACCGGGTCACCACCGCCGGCAGCGCTGAAGAAACTGGTGCCGAAGTGAATGTCCATGAGCATCATCGTCACGCAGCCGGCCAGCACCGGCATCACTGCGATCAGCAGAAACGCGGTGATCAGCCAGGTCCAGACGAACAGCGGCATTTTCATCAGGGTCATGCCGGGGGCGCGCAGGTTGAGGATGGTCGCGACCACGTTGATCGCGCCCATGATCGAACTGATGCCCATCAAGTGGATGGCGAAAATGAAGAACGTCACGCTTTCCGGCGCGTAGGTCGTCGACAGCGGCGCGTAAAAGGTCCAGCCGAAATTCGGCCCGCCACCCGGGGTGAACAGCGTCGACACCAGCAGCAGAAACGCCGCCGGCAACAGCCAGAAGCTGAAGTTGTTCATCCGTGGCAGGGCCATGTCCGGCGCGCCGATCATCAGCGGAATCATCCAGTTGGCGAGGCCGACGAACGCCGGCATTACCGCGCCGAATACCATCACCAGACCGTGCATGGTGGTCATCTGGTTGAAAAATTCCGGCTGGACGATCTGCAGGCCGGGCTGGAACAGCTCGGCGCGGATGACCATGGCGAACGAGCCGCCGAGCAGGAACATGCAGAAGGCAAACCACAGGTACAGCGTACCGATGTCCTTGTGGTTGGTGGTCAGCACCCAGCGCATCAGGCCTTTGGCGGGGCCGTGGGCGTGGTCGGCGTGACCGTGGTCATCGATGACAGCGCTCATGGCCGGTCTCCTTCACGAAAGTGGACGGGGCAGGCCAGGGCGCGCTGCCCCGACCGGTTCACTGAATACGCAATTGACCGGTTCATTTGCTTTCCGCCTGTTTCAGCTCCAGCACTTCTTTTGGCGTGACCATGTCGCCCTTGTTGTTGCCCCAGGCGTTACGTTCGTAAGTCACCACCGCGGCGATATCGACTTCCGACAGCTGCTTGCCGAACGCCGCCATGGCGGTGCCGGGTTTGCCGTGGAAGACAATGCTCAGGTGGCCCTCCTTTGGCCCGGTGGCGATTTTCGAGCCCTTGAGTGCCGGGAACATTGGCGGCAAGCCCTGGCCTTCGGCCTGGTGACACGCCACGCAAGTGGTGTGATAGACCTTGTCGCCGCGCTCCTTGAGCTCGTCGAGGGTCCATTCCTTGCTGGTCAGTTCTTTGAGCTGCGCGGCCTCGGCCTTGCGTTCGGCGAGCCATTTTTCGTAGTCGGCCTTCTCCTTGACCTCGACCACGATCGGCATGAAGCCGTGATCCTTGCCGCACAATTCGGCGCACTGGCCACGGTAGAGGCCGGGTTTGTCGATACGCGTCCAGGCCTCATTGACGAACCCGGGAATCGCATCGCGCTTGACCGCAAATGCCGGCACCCACCAGGAGTGAATGACGTCGGCGGAGGTCACCAGAAAGCGCACCTTGGCGCCGATCGGCAGCACCAATGGCTTGTCGACTTCGAGCAAGTAATGCTCGCCCTTGGCTTCTTTGTTGTGAATCTGTTCGGCGGGGGTGGCCAGGTTGCTGAAGAACTCGACGTCCTGGCCCAGGTATTTGTAGTGCCACTTCCACTGATAACCAGTGATCTGGATATCGATGTCCGGCTCGCTGGTGTCGTACATCTTGATCAGCGTTGCGGTGGCGGGAACGGCCATGGCCACGAGGATCAGCAGCGGCACGATGGTCCACATGATCTCGACGCCGGTGCTTTCGTGGAATTTTGCGGCGACCTGGCCGGTGGAGCGGCGATGCACCATCATCGACCAGAGCATGGCGCCGAAGACGATGATCCCGATCACCACACAGATCCAGAAAATGGTCATGTGCAGGTCGAATACTGCGTGACTGATTTCAGTCGCTCCAGGCGCCATATTCACAGTCCAGGCTGCATTGGCCTGGCTGAAAATCGACCACAACAGGAGGCCCATCCAGACATGTGGATGTCGCATCATTGCGGGTTCCCCTTATCGTTCTTGTTATCCCGCCGGCGTATCGCCTGCGGCAAGGGAGCGGCTGCATCAGACTACGAACTTGAATCGCCGGGCCTTGCTGCGGGTGCAGTCGGGCGTCATCAGCTAACTCCATTCATTGGCGAGTATAGACAGCGCCCGGGAAATGCAACTGGCGCACGTAAATGAGCTGAAACAACCGCCGCTTGCGTTCAAGTGCCCGAATGGAGAAGGATGCAGACGAGTGGTGGCAAATGGATATAACGCAGCTGCATCAAGGATGAAATAATTATGACAAATGCGTCTTAGCGTTTTTCGTAAGCCAGCTAAGTTATGTCTTCCCTATTTCATTGCCTTGTTTCCTGGAGTTTTCATGAACACCGCCGCATTGCGCGAGCAGATCCAAAAAGCCCAACAGCACGAAAAAGACACCGGCCTGCTGACCCGTCAGCTGGAAAGCAAGCTGCCTCACCTGCACCCGGCGATCCAGTTGCCGGAAGCCGACGCCAATGGTGTGCTGACACGTTTTGTCGCCGCCTACATTGATGAAGTACCTGACCTGCTGGATGCAGCCAATGAAGTCGCCAGGGAAGCGGGCATCGAATCGCAGATCAAACCGGTACTGAAAATCGCCGAGCAGTATTTCCTCCAGCCGCCGGCGATCATGGCCGGGCATGTCGGCCTGGACAGCCTGCTCGACGAGGCCTATCTGGCGCACCGTTTTGTCGAAGAGGTCAACGACCTGTACATCAAGCACTTCGGCCAGCCACTGATCCCCTTGGACATGACGGTCGCCAACCTGATCGCTCACCAATTGATCGGTGAGGAATTTGCCAACCAACTGGACGAAGCGGTGCATCACGCGATCGACGAGATGCTCAACGACGAGAGTTTTGCCCTGGAATCGGTAGAAGCCTATCGCGAAAAACTCAGCAGCCCGGACACTGGCGCGGCGTGGAAACGCTGGCCGTGCATGAGCCGCCGCTTGGGTGTGGGGCTTGAGCTCGATCAGCCTGCTGCGTAACGCTCATACACCGTAGATCCAATGTGGGAGCGAGCTTGCTCGCGAATGCGGTGTGTCATTCAACATCATGGTTGACTGATCCACCGCTTTCGCGAGCAAGTTCGCTCCCACAGGGTCTGCTTTCAGGCAGGAGTTTCAACCCGCCGCACCAATCCCCGTATTGGTCCGCACCCGGCCTTCCAGCCTGCGCTTCAACCCACGCGACTCAATCAACAGCTTCGACCCCTTCGCTGCATTCGCCCGGCCCCATTCCTCAAGCAACTCGAGACAGGAATGGTCGATGTAGCTCAGGTTATTCAGCGGCACATGCACCGTCGTGCCGTGAGGAATGCTGCCCAGCACCTGGGTCAGCGCCGGCACTTTGAGGAACGTCGCCGCGCCGACCAGGCGCAATTCCATCTCACCGTCCTGCGGCAGGTCGATCAGGCTGATCTTCAGGCGGGAAGCCTTGAACGCCAGCTTCAACATGGTCAACCCGAAGCCGATCAGCACACCGGTGAGCAGGTCAGTGAAGATGATCGCCAGCGCCGTCGCAGCGTAGGTGAACATCGGCATCCGCCCGTATCGACCCAGACCACGGAAAGCTTTCAAGTCGACCAGTTTGAAACCGGTATACACCAGCACACCCGCCAGACTCGCCACCGGAATGCTTTGCAGCACGCTCGACAGCAACAGCACGAATGCCAGCAGCCACAGACCATGGAAAATCGTCGAGTAACGCGTGGTCGCACCGGCCTGAACGTTGGCCGAACTACGCACGATCACCCCAGTCATCGGCAGCGCGCCGACCAGGCCGCAGAGCATGTTGCCGACACCTTGCGCCGACAGCTCTCGGTCGAAATCCGAACGCACACCGCTGTGCATGCGGTCCACCGCTGCGGCGGACAACAGGGTTTCGGCGCTGGCAATAAACGCCACGGCGAACGCAGCAATCAGCAGCGTCGGGTCGGCCAGACTCATCAGGTCGGCAGGTTTGAGCCAATCGATCGCCTCGGCCAGATTCGCCGGCACCTCCACGCGTTTGACCTGCAACGCCAGCATCAGGCTCGCCACCGTCGCCAGGCCCACACCGAGCAATGCGCCGGGAATGAAGCGCAGCGAATGTGGGCGGAATTTTTCCCAGAGCCACATCACCGCAATCGTCGACAAGCCGAGCAGACCCGCCTGCCAGCCGAACGACGGCAAGGCTTGCGCTACGGCCGAGGGGAACGCCGTTAGGTTGTCGAGCCCTGAAGGCTGCGGCTTGGCATCGAGCATCACATGGATTTGCGAGAGCACGATCAACACGCCAATGCCCGCGAGCATGCCGTACACCACCGCTGGCGCCGTGACGCGAAACCAGCAGCCAAGCTTCAGGCGCCCGGCGACCAGTTGCAGAAAACCGGCAAGTAGCAGAATCGGCCCGAGCATCTCCATGCCATGCTGGCGCACCAGTTCGAACACCAACACCGCCAGCCCCGCCGCCGGTCCGCTGACCTGCAACGGCGAACCCGCCAGCCAACCGACCACCAGACCACCGATGATACCGGTGATCAGACCCTTGGCCGGCGGCAGCCCTGACGCAATCGCGATGCCCATGCACAGTGGCAGGGCGACCAGAAACACAACCACGGAAGCGAGCAGCTCCCGTGGCAACACAGCTTTCAATTGAGCCGCACGCATGGCGATTCTCCCGAAGTTTTCTTCAGGCGTGGCGAGGCCGGGCCGCTGAATCAGCGGCCGGCGTCATACCACACAGATTGTTGGGAAGATTTAGAAGCGCGCTTTGGGCGTCGCCACAGGAATCGGATGGCTGCCGTCGAGAGGCAGGAAACGACCCTGGTCCGCGTCGTAAGCTTTGATTTCGCTGGTTTCGATGTTGTAGACCCAGCCATGGATGAACAGATGACCGTTCGCCATGCGCGAGGCTACCGAAGGATGGGTACGCAAGTGCTGCAGCTGGGCGATGACGTTTTCCTCGGTGAGGATCGGCATGCTTTCTTTTTCGTCGGTGCAGTTGCAGTTGTCGTGCACCATGGTTTTTGCGACTTCAGCGTGGCGCAGCCAGGCTTTGACCGTGGGCATTTTTTCCAGGCTGTCGGGGTTGAGTACCGCACGCATGGCGCCGCAATCGGAGTGGCCGCAAATGATGATGTGTTGCACGCCCAGCGCCAGTACCGCGTACTCGATCGCGGTGGAGACGCCGCCGTTCATCTGACCGTAGGGCGGCACCACGTTGCCGACGTTACGGGTGACGAACAGATCGCCCGGCGAGCTCTGGG contains:
- a CDS encoding SulP family inorganic anion transporter, translated to MRAAQLKAVLPRELLASVVVFLVALPLCMGIAIASGLPPAKGLITGIIGGLVVGWLAGSPLQVSGPAAGLAVLVFELVRQHGMEMLGPILLLAGFLQLVAGRLKLGCWFRVTAPAVVYGMLAGIGVLIVLSQIHVMLDAKPQPSGLDNLTAFPSAVAQALPSFGWQAGLLGLSTIAVMWLWEKFRPHSLRFIPGALLGVGLATVASLMLALQVKRVEVPANLAEAIDWLKPADLMSLADPTLLIAAFAVAFIASAETLLSAAAVDRMHSGVRSDFDRELSAQGVGNMLCGLVGALPMTGVIVRSSANVQAGATTRYSTIFHGLWLLAFVLLLSSVLQSIPVASLAGVLVYTGFKLVDLKAFRGLGRYGRMPMFTYAATALAIIFTDLLTGVLIGFGLTMLKLAFKASRLKISLIDLPQDGEMELRLVGAATFLKVPALTQVLGSIPHGTTVHVPLNNLSYIDHSCLELLEEWGRANAAKGSKLLIESRGLKRRLEGRVRTNTGIGAAG
- a CDS encoding carbonic anhydrase — its product is MSDKDKQSLAASAQSPEAESADAALRQIVDGFLRFHHDVFPQQEELFKKLATAQAPKAMFITCADSRIVPELITQSSPGDLFVTRNVGNVVPPYGQMNGGVSTAIEYAVLALGVQHIIICGHSDCGAMRAVLNPDSLEKMPTVKAWLRHAEVAKTMVHDNCNCTDEKESMPILTEENVIAQLQHLRTHPSVASRMANGHLFIHGWVYNIETSEIKAYDADQGRFLPLDGSHPIPVATPKARF
- a CDS encoding cytochrome c oxidase subunit 3: MATHEHYYVPAQSKWPIIATLGMFVTVYGLATWFNDLKAARPESHGPLIFFVGGLLLAYMLFGWFGAVIKESRAGLYSPQLDRSFRWGMSWFIFSEVMFFVAFFGALFYVRHVSGPALGGEGPKGIAHMLWPNFEFVWPLLHTPDPKLFPPPKEVISPWGLPLINTILLVSSSVTITIAHHALKKGHRGALKLWLAITVLLGVAFLGFQAEEYIHAYKELGLTLGSGIYGATFFMLTGFHGAHVTIGTIILFVMLMRIMKGHFDNEHQFGFEAASWYWHFVDVVWIGLFFFVYVL
- the ctaD gene encoding cytochrome c oxidase subunit I; protein product: MSAVIDDHGHADHAHGPAKGLMRWVLTTNHKDIGTLYLWFAFCMFLLGGSFAMVIRAELFQPGLQIVQPEFFNQMTTMHGLVMVFGAVMPAFVGLANWMIPLMIGAPDMALPRMNNFSFWLLPAAFLLLVSTLFTPGGGPNFGWTFYAPLSTTYAPESVTFFIFAIHLMGISSIMGAINVVATILNLRAPGMTLMKMPLFVWTWLITAFLLIAVMPVLAGCVTMMLMDIHFGTSFFSAAGGGDPVLFQHVFWFFGHPEVYIMILPAFGAVSQIIPTFARKPLFGYTSMVYATASIAFLSFIVWAHHMFVVGIPLVGELFFMYATMLIAVPTGVKVFNWASTMWQGSMTFETPMLFAVAFVILFSIGGFSGLMLAIAPADFQYQDTYFVVAHFHYVLVPGAIFGIFASAYYWLPKWTGHMYDETLGKLHFWLSFVGMNLTFFPMHFVGLAGMPRRIPDYNLQFADFNMVSSIGAFMFGATQIFFLFIVIKTIRGGAPAPAKPWDGAEGLEWSVPSPAPYHTFTTPPEVK
- a CDS encoding cytochrome c oxidase assembly protein, which codes for MADSISLKKLVTRLLLVVVAMFVFGFALVPIYDVMCKAFGINGKTGGQYEGEQVVDTSRQVRVQFLSTNTADMPWDFYPKHDELTANPGAVNEMVFIARNPTDKPMSAQAVPSIAPSNAAAFFHKTECFCFTQQVLQPGEQIEMPVRFIVDRDMPKEVKHLTLSYTLFDITARHPPVAVNTGG
- a CDS encoding twin transmembrane helix small protein; translated protein: MFKAAIVLMLIATVISLFSGLFFLVKDDSSSHRLVIALSVRVALAVVTVGLMAWGFYSGQLVSHAPW
- the coxB gene encoding cytochrome c oxidase subunit II, with product MMRHPHVWMGLLLWSIFSQANAAWTVNMAPGATEISHAVFDLHMTIFWICVVIGIIVFGAMLWSMMVHRRSTGQVAAKFHESTGVEIMWTIVPLLILVAMAVPATATLIKMYDTSEPDIDIQITGYQWKWHYKYLGQDVEFFSNLATPAEQIHNKEAKGEHYLLEVDKPLVLPIGAKVRFLVTSADVIHSWWVPAFAVKRDAIPGFVNEAWTRIDKPGLYRGQCAELCGKDHGFMPIVVEVKEKADYEKWLAERKAEAAQLKELTSKEWTLDELKERGDKVYHTTCVACHQAEGQGLPPMFPALKGSKIATGPKEGHLSIVFHGKPGTAMAAFGKQLSEVDIAAVVTYERNAWGNNKGDMVTPKEVLELKQAESK